A region of Arabidopsis thaliana chromosome 5, partial sequence DNA encodes the following proteins:
- the BKI1 gene encoding BRI1 kinase inhibitor 1 (BRI1 kinase inhibitor 1 (BKI1); Has 30201 Blast hits to 17322 proteins in 780 species: Archae - 12; Bacteria - 1396; Metazoa - 17338; Fungi - 3422; Plants - 5037; Viruses - 0; Other Eukaryotes - 2996 (source: NCBI BLink).) yields METNLQQVKNSSQTFSEKQNPKQEASPSPISSTCSSPSHDFSFTISLQPLSSSSKHISPTLRSPSKTTSSYQQTDPFAVDLSPADEIFFHGHLLPLHLLSHLPVSPRTSTGSYNDGFTLPVKDILPDQPTNNNNNTENAITNISTEAKDDNTEDKAEGEIRVKTKPIKSFSLFGLSKWRKGFESNEREQEQQQQKIKKPMSLDLSHAVKKYIRMLFQKRGNGTQFWNRRQTSSYSFSSSLMGPNGNSKTMINGSYNKRDLIRGRRGELFSAPASMRTSPTNSGHLRVSTAGLSSSSGSTSSSSSDSTMEELQAAIQAAIAHCKNSSAVDRDDKVKDS; encoded by the coding sequence ATGGAAACTAATCTACAACAGGTGAAGAACAGTTCTCAAACTTTTTCTGAaaagcaaaaccctaaacaagaAGCTTCACCTTCACCAATATCATCCActtgttcttctccttctcatgACTTCTCTTTCACTATCTCTCTCCagcctctctcttcttcctcaaaacACATCAGTCCTACTCTTAGAAGCCCATCCAAAACGACATCGTCTTATCAACAAACCGATCCTTTCGCCGTCGACTTATCCCCCGCCGATGAAATCTTCTTCCACGGCCACCTTCTTCCTCTCCATCTCCTCTCTCACCTCCCTGTCTCTCCCCGAACTTCCACAGGCTCGTATAATGACGGATTTACCCTCCCCGTCAAAGATATATTACCCGACCAGCccacaaacaacaacaacaacactgAAAACGCTATCACCAACATAAGTACCGAGGCAAAGGACGACAACACCGAAGACAAAGCAGAGGGCGAGATTCGGGTAAAAACCAAACCCATTAagtcattttctctctttggttTATCAAAATGGAGAAAGGGTTTTGAAAGCAACGAGCgagaacaagaacaacaacaacagaagatcaagaaacctATGAGCTTAGACCTAAGTCACGCCGTCAAGAAGTACATAAGGATGTTGTTTCAGAAAAGAGGAAACGGCACGCAGTTTTGGAACAGAAGACAGacttcttcttactctttctcttcctctcttatGGGTCCAAACGGAAACAGCAAAACAATGATTAATGGATCTTACAACAAGAGAGATCTCATAAGAGGAAGGAGAGGTGAATTGTTCTCGGCTCCGGCGTCGATGAGAACATCTCCGACTAATAGTGGCCATCTTCGTGTGTCTACGGCCGGACTATCGTCAAGCTCGGGGTCCACGTCATCATCGTCAAGTGATAGTACCATGGAAGAGTTACAAGCTGCGATTCAAGCAGCTATTGCTCATTGCAAGAACTCAAGCGCCGTTGATCGTGATGATAAGGTTAAGgattcttga
- a CDS encoding Leucine carboxyl methyltransferase (Leucine carboxyl methyltransferase; FUNCTIONS IN: methyltransferase activity; INVOLVED IN: biological_process unknown; LOCATED IN: cellular_component unknown; EXPRESSED IN: 21 plant structures; EXPRESSED DURING: 13 growth stages; CONTAINS InterPro DOMAIN/s: Conserved hypothetical protein CHP00027, methylltransferase (InterPro:IPR011610), Leucine carboxyl methyltransferase (InterPro:IPR007213); Has 1965 Blast hits to 1962 proteins in 270 species: Archae - 38; Bacteria - 1757; Metazoa - 32; Fungi - 3; Plants - 47; Viruses - 0; Other Eukaryotes - 88 (source: NCBI BLink).): MRETMSEIEKQKPEEEESSTTWPDIEEELVLPDVLRSEGVKKLHMSIQSEWDYLQKSACQTAAGRALWKHVIHDPLAHLFAGETHLRNLHTKIQTDRLNNAREVSGVILAVRTLWFDTRIQAALESFHGDAAQVVLLGAGMDARSYRLNCLNKSDVFEVDFQDVLETKASLVQAAVNSRDELRMTAKSLVRVAIDIRDNDWFEQLKKSGFLPEINTVWVLEGILYYLSHTEAMQVLNLIAEKCGLTSTVLLADFMNKPSATLPNSVFHFYSDWPDQLLPTLGFSHVKLSQIGDPDANFGLLHDPRNLFNKLLRLPRTAQIHPDDGKPCCRLYLVEASGSPPQDNQASL; this comes from the exons ATGAGAGAAACAATGTCTGAAATAGAAAAGCAAAAgccggaagaagaagaatcatccACGACATGGCCGGATATCGAAGAAGAACTCGTGCTTCCCGATGTGTTACGTAGTGAAGGCGTGAAGAAACTGCATATGAGTATTCAAAGTGAGTGGGATTACCTTCAGAAGTCTGCTTGTCAAACAGCTGCAGGAAGAGCTTTGTGGAAACATGTTATTCATGATCCGCTTGCTCATTTGTTTGCTGGAGAGACACATTTGAGAAACCTACACACAAAGATTCAGACTGACCGTCTCAACAATGCTCGAGAGGTTTCTGGTGTGATCCTAGCCGTTCGAACTCTCTGGTTTGACACAAGGATTCAAGCTGCTCTGGAGTCTTTCCACGGCGATGCAGCACAGGTTGTTCTACTTGGTGCAG GAATGGATGCAAGATCATACAGACTAAACTGCTTGAACAAAAGTGACGTATTCGAAGTGGATTTTCAAGATGTTTTGGAAACCAAAGCGAGCCTAGTTCAAGCTGCAGTAAACTCTAGAGATGAGCTTAGGATGACAGCGAAATCACTAGTCAGAGTAGCAATTGATATCAGAGACAACGATTGGTTTGAACAGCTTAAAAAATCAGGTTTTTTGCCAGAGATTAACACGGTATGGGTTCTCGAAGGTATTCTCTATTACCTGTCTCACACAGAGGCAATGCAAGTACTAAACCTCATAGCTGAGAAGTGTGGACTAACCAGCACAGTTCTCTTGGCGGATTTCATGAACAAACCATCAGCTACACTTCCAAACTCTGTGTTCCACTTTTACAGTGACTGGCCTGATCAGCTCTTACCAACTTTGGGATTCTCTCATGTCAAGCTTTCACAAATAGGTGATCCAGATGCGAATTTCGGTCTGCTCCACGATCCACGGAATCTCTTCAACAAACTTCTCCGCCTGCCAAGGACTGCACAAATCCATCCAGATGATGGAAAACCATGCTGCCGTTTGTATTTGGTCGAAGCTTCCGGTTCACCGCCTCAAGATAACCAAGCGAGCTTGTAA
- a CDS encoding Leucine carboxyl methyltransferase (Leucine carboxyl methyltransferase; FUNCTIONS IN: methyltransferase activity; INVOLVED IN: biological_process unknown; LOCATED IN: cellular_component unknown; EXPRESSED IN: 21 plant structures; EXPRESSED DURING: 13 growth stages; CONTAINS InterPro DOMAIN/s: Conserved hypothetical protein CHP00027, methylltransferase (InterPro:IPR011610), Leucine carboxyl methyltransferase (InterPro:IPR007213).), translated as MSEIEKQKPEEEESSTTWPDIEEELVLPDVLRSEGVKKLHMSIQSEWDYLQKSACQTAAGRALWKHVIHDPLAHLFAGETHLRNLHTKIQTDRLNNAREVSGVILAVRTLWFDTRIQAALESFHGDAAQVVLLGAGMDARSYRLNCLNKSDVFEVDFQDVLETKASLVQAAVNSRDELRMTAKSLVRVAIDIRDNDWFEQLKKSGFLPEINTVWVLEGILYYLSHTEAMQVLNLIAEKCGLTSTVLLADFMNKPSATLPNSVFHFYSDWPDQLLPTLGFSHVKLSQIGDPDANFGLLHDPRNLFNKLLRLPRTAQIHPDDGKPCCRLYLFYISICLKITTKKERLSCLSITSMIVLPYCNSNDE; from the exons ATGTCTGAAATAGAAAAGCAAAAgccggaagaagaagaatcatccACGACATGGCCGGATATCGAAGAAGAACTCGTGCTTCCCGATGTGTTACGTAGTGAAGGCGTGAAGAAACTGCATATGAGTATTCAAAGTGAGTGGGATTACCTTCAGAAGTCTGCTTGTCAAACAGCTGCAGGAAGAGCTTTGTGGAAACATGTTATTCATGATCCGCTTGCTCATTTGTTTGCTGGAGAGACACATTTGAGAAACCTACACACAAAGATTCAGACTGACCGTCTCAACAATGCTCGAGAGGTTTCTGGTGTGATCCTAGCCGTTCGAACTCTCTGGTTTGACACAAGGATTCAAGCTGCTCTGGAGTCTTTCCACGGCGATGCAGCACAGGTTGTTCTACTTGGTGCAG GAATGGATGCAAGATCATACAGACTAAACTGCTTGAACAAAAGTGACGTATTCGAAGTGGATTTTCAAGATGTTTTGGAAACCAAAGCGAGCCTAGTTCAAGCTGCAGTAAACTCTAGAGATGAGCTTAGGATGACAGCGAAATCACTAGTCAGAGTAGCAATTGATATCAGAGACAACGATTGGTTTGAACAGCTTAAAAAATCAGGTTTTTTGCCAGAGATTAACACGGTATGGGTTCTCGAAGGTATTCTCTATTACCTGTCTCACACAGAGGCAATGCAAGTACTAAACCTCATAGCTGAGAAGTGTGGACTAACCAGCACAGTTCTCTTGGCGGATTTCATGAACAAACCATCAGCTACACTTCCAAACTCTGTGTTCCACTTTTACAGTGACTGGCCTGATCAGCTCTTACCAACTTTGGGATTCTCTCATGTCAAGCTTTCACAAATAGGTGATCCAGATGCGAATTTCGGTCTGCTCCACGATCCACGGAATCTCTTCAACAAACTTCTCCGCCTGCCAAGGACTGCACAAATCCATCCAGATGATGGAAAACCATGCTGCCGTTTGTATTTG TTCTATATTTCTATCTGCTTGAAAATTACAACGAAGAAAGAACGCTTGTCATGCCTTTCGATAACTAGCATGATCGTCCTTCCTTACTGTAACTCAAACGATGAATGA
- a CDS encoding plasma membrane fusion protein (INVOLVED IN: biological_process unknown; LOCATED IN: thylakoid, chloroplast thylakoid membrane, chloroplast; EXPRESSED IN: 22 plant structures; EXPRESSED DURING: 13 growth stages; CONTAINS InterPro DOMAIN/s: Twin-arginine translocation pathway, signal sequence (InterPro:IPR006311); Has 30201 Blast hits to 17322 proteins in 780 species: Archae - 12; Bacteria - 1396; Metazoa - 17338; Fungi - 3422; Plants - 5037; Viruses - 0; Other Eukaryotes - 2996 (source: NCBI BLink).), producing MARLIPISQPFFSSNTKPPPPPPIAAAQISDHLPQIISRRDATVLLSSATSLLLTLSPTNPAFAFSLGISGPKEWLKDQKKKSSRFLLAPIDATRQALQSAYLSLTSESDYTEKDLENLQNLFKSSARDCVPKERSSLVDFQSKSGVEVCTFKLVVKNAASLLDDKDPVKLEAENILDDLVRSFGSLIVLTNGVDMNLPSDRKKVADGVTETISYLDKFEKGVKDCLEI from the exons ATGGCTCGTCTTATCCCAATTTCTCaacctttcttctcttcaaacactaaacctccaccaccaccaccaatcGCCGCCGCACAAATCTCCGACCACCTGCCACAGATTATCTCTCGCCGAGACGCCACCGTTCTTCTCTCCTCCGCCACTTCTCTTCTCCTCACTCTCTCCCCCACCAATCCCGCTTTCGCCTTCTCCTTAGGAATCT CAGGACCTAAAGAGTGGCTTAaagatcagaagaagaagtcttcAAGATTCTTACTTGCTCCCATTGATGCAACTCGTCAAGCTCTTCAATCTGCTTATCTTTCGTTAACTAGTGAATCTGATTATACAGAGAAAGATTTGGAGAATCTGCAGAATCTGTTTAAGTCTTCTGCAAGAGATTGTGTTCCTAAAGAAAGAAGCTCTCTTGTTGATTTTCAATCTAAATCCGGAGTTGAG GTTTGTACATTTAAGCTTGTTGTGAAGAATGCTGCTTCATTACTTGATGATAAGGATCCAGTTAAATTAGAAGCAGAGAATATACTTGATGATCTTGTTAG GTCTTTCGGTTCCCTTATCGTGTTGACGAATGGGGTTGATATGAATCTTCCTTCTGATAG AAAAAAAGTTGCAGATGGGGTTACAGAGACTATCTCTTATCTTGACAAATTTGAGAAGGGTGTCAAAGACTGTCTTGAGATTTGA
- a CDS encoding Maf-like protein (Maf-like protein; FUNCTIONS IN: molecular_function unknown; INVOLVED IN: biological_process unknown; LOCATED IN: cytoplasm; CONTAINS InterPro DOMAIN/s: Maf-like protein (InterPro:IPR003697); BEST Arabidopsis thaliana protein match is: Maf-like protein (TAIR:AT5G66550.1).), whose protein sequence is MESNHPHFKLILGSSSIARRKILTDMGYQFTLMSADIDEKSIRKEKPEELVLALAEAKADAIVSKLQISECEDEEQPRVLIASDTAEAIMQRIPDGENIEEDKSTLLITCDQVVVYEDAVREKPSSVEEAREYIRGYSKGHTATVSSVAVTNLKTGVRKGGVDRVEIYFNEIPEETIEKLIEEGMVLKVAGALLIEHPLILPCVKEVVGTTDSVMGLPKELTEKLIKEVLAST, encoded by the exons ATGGAATCGAATCATCCTCACTTCAAG CTAATTTTGGGATCTTCTTCGATTGCTCGACGTAAGATACTAACAGATATGGGATACCAATTCACTCTCATG AGTGCTGATATTGATGAGAAAAGCATCCGCAAGGAGAAACCTGAAGAGTTGGTTTTGGCTTTAGCTGAGGCAAAG GCTGATGCTATTGTGTCAAAACTACAAATTAGTGAATGTGAAGATGAGGAACAACCGAGAGTCTTGATTGCATCGGATACA GCTGAAGCAATCATGCAGCGGATCCCTGATGGTGAAAACATAGAGGAGGATAAGTCGACCTTACTTATTACTTGTGACCAA GTGGTTGTCTATGAAGATGCTGTTAGAGAGAAACCCTCGAGTGTCGAAGAAGCAAGGGAGTACATAAGAG GCTATTCCAAGGGGCATACAGCAACAGTGAGTTCTGTGGCTGTGACAAATCTCAAAACAGGAGTCAGAAAAGGAGGCGTCGATAGAGTGGAG ATCTATTTCAATGAAATACCGGAAGAGACTATCGAGAAACTG ATTGAGGAAGGCATGGTGCTTAAGGTGGCTGGTGCACTCCTAATCGAGCATCCGCTAATCTTGCCATGCGTTAAGGAAGTG GTTGGGACAACAGATAGTGTGATGGGTCTGCCCAAAGAATTGACTGAGAAACTGATAAAGGAAGTATTGGCAAGCACATAG
- a CDS encoding Maf-like protein, with protein sequence MESNHPHFKLILGSSSIARRKILTDMGYQFTLMSADIDEKSIRKEKPEELVLALAEAKADAIVSKLQISECEDEEQPRVLIASDTVVVYEDAVREKPSSVEEAREYIRGYSKGHTATVSSVAVTNLKTGVRKGGVDRVEIYFNEIPEETIEKLIEEGMVLKVAGALLIEHPLILPCVKEVVGTTDSVMGLPKELTEKLIKEVLAST encoded by the exons ATGGAATCGAATCATCCTCACTTCAAG CTAATTTTGGGATCTTCTTCGATTGCTCGACGTAAGATACTAACAGATATGGGATACCAATTCACTCTCATG AGTGCTGATATTGATGAGAAAAGCATCCGCAAGGAGAAACCTGAAGAGTTGGTTTTGGCTTTAGCTGAGGCAAAG GCTGATGCTATTGTGTCAAAACTACAAATTAGTGAATGTGAAGATGAGGAACAACCGAGAGTCTTGATTGCATCGGATACA GTGGTTGTCTATGAAGATGCTGTTAGAGAGAAACCCTCGAGTGTCGAAGAAGCAAGGGAGTACATAAGAG GCTATTCCAAGGGGCATACAGCAACAGTGAGTTCTGTGGCTGTGACAAATCTCAAAACAGGAGTCAGAAAAGGAGGCGTCGATAGAGTGGAG ATCTATTTCAATGAAATACCGGAAGAGACTATCGAGAAACTG ATTGAGGAAGGCATGGTGCTTAAGGTGGCTGGTGCACTCCTAATCGAGCATCCGCTAATCTTGCCATGCGTTAAGGAAGTG GTTGGGACAACAGATAGTGTGATGGGTCTGCCCAAAGAATTGACTGAGAAACTGATAAAGGAAGTATTGGCAAGCACATAG
- a CDS encoding Maf-like protein (Maf-like protein; FUNCTIONS IN: molecular_function unknown; INVOLVED IN: biological_process unknown; LOCATED IN: cytoplasm; CONTAINS InterPro DOMAIN/s: Maf-like protein (InterPro:IPR003697); BEST Arabidopsis thaliana protein match is: Maf-like protein (TAIR:AT5G66550.1); Has 6251 Blast hits to 6251 proteins in 1982 species: Archae - 28; Bacteria - 4831; Metazoa - 54; Fungi - 73; Plants - 111; Viruses - 0; Other Eukaryotes - 1154 (source: NCBI BLink).), with amino-acid sequence MESNHPHFKLILGSSSIARRKILTDMGYQFTLMSADIDEKSIRKEKPEELVLALAEAKAEAIMQRIPDGENIEEDKSTLLITCDQVVVYEDAVREKPSSVEEAREYIRGYSKGHTATVSSVAVTNLKTGVRKGGVDRVEIYFNEIPEETIEKLIEEGMVLKVAGALLIEHPLILPCVKEVVGTTDSVMGLPKELTEKLIKEVLAST; translated from the exons ATGGAATCGAATCATCCTCACTTCAAG CTAATTTTGGGATCTTCTTCGATTGCTCGACGTAAGATACTAACAGATATGGGATACCAATTCACTCTCATG AGTGCTGATATTGATGAGAAAAGCATCCGCAAGGAGAAACCTGAAGAGTTGGTTTTGGCTTTAGCTGAGGCAAAG GCTGAAGCAATCATGCAGCGGATCCCTGATGGTGAAAACATAGAGGAGGATAAGTCGACCTTACTTATTACTTGTGACCAA GTGGTTGTCTATGAAGATGCTGTTAGAGAGAAACCCTCGAGTGTCGAAGAAGCAAGGGAGTACATAAGAG GCTATTCCAAGGGGCATACAGCAACAGTGAGTTCTGTGGCTGTGACAAATCTCAAAACAGGAGTCAGAAAAGGAGGCGTCGATAGAGTGGAG ATCTATTTCAATGAAATACCGGAAGAGACTATCGAGAAACTG ATTGAGGAAGGCATGGTGCTTAAGGTGGCTGGTGCACTCCTAATCGAGCATCCGCTAATCTTGCCATGCGTTAAGGAAGTG GTTGGGACAACAGATAGTGTGATGGGTCTGCCCAAAGAATTGACTGAGAAACTGATAAAGGAAGTATTGGCAAGCACATAG
- the HB27 gene encoding homeobox protein 27 (homeobox protein 27 (HB27); FUNCTIONS IN: DNA binding, sequence-specific DNA binding transcription factor activity; INVOLVED IN: regulation of transcription; LOCATED IN: cellular_component unknown; EXPRESSED IN: 16 plant structures; EXPRESSED DURING: 6 growth stages; CONTAINS InterPro DOMAIN/s: Homeobox domain, ZF-HD class (InterPro:IPR006455), ZF-HD homeobox protein, Cys/His-rich dimerisation domain (InterPro:IPR006456), Homeodomain-related (InterPro:IPR012287); BEST Arabidopsis thaliana protein match is: homeobox protein 22 (TAIR:AT4G24660.1); Has 1807 Blast hits to 1807 proteins in 277 species: Archae - 0; Bacteria - 0; Metazoa - 736; Fungi - 347; Plants - 385; Viruses - 0; Other Eukaryotes - 339 (source: NCBI BLink).), giving the protein MDEIKPKKEENSKRRRNVKPICRETGDHVHYLPTCKTKPKPTRTHHAPPPILDSIFKVTHKPHYYECRKNHAADIGTTAYDGCGEFVSSTGEEDSLNCAACGCHRNFHREELIPENGGVTETVLEVLKISSCQFRRIFCSPYGGGKSEGKKKKKEKESYGGDPIIKDRFGGAEEEEGIVKRLKTKFTAEQTEKMRDYAEKLRWKVRPERQEEVEEFCVEIGVNRKNFRIWMNNHKDKIIIDE; this is encoded by the coding sequence atggatgagataaaaccaaagaaagaagagaattcCAAACGACGTCGTAACGTCAAACCCATTTGCCGTGAAACTGGAGACCACGTCCATTATCTTCCAACATGCAAAACCAAGCCCAAACCCACGCGTACTCATCACGCGCCACCACCGATCCTCGACTCAATCTTCAAAGTCACTCACAAGCCACACTACTACGAATGCAGGAAGAATCACGCCGCTGATATCGGAACCACCGCTTACGACGGCTGCGGCGAGTTTGTTAGCTCCACcggtgaagaagattctttaAACTGCGCCGCATGTGGCTGTCACCGTAACTTCCACCGTGAAGAGTTAATCCCGGAGAACGGCGGCGTTACTGAGACGGTTCTTGAAGTTCTCAAGATTTCATCGTGTCAGTTTCGTCGGATCTTTTGCTCACCTTACGGCGGTGGAAAAAGcgaaggaaagaagaagaagaaggagaaggagagttaTGGAGGGGATCCGATAATTAAAGATCGATTCGGCGgtgcggaggaggaggaggggaTAGTGAAGAGGTTGAAAACGAAGTTCACGGCGGAGCAAACGGAGAAAATGAGGGATTATGCGGAGAAGCTTCGGTGGAAGGTGAGACCTGAGAGGCAGGAGGAGGTTGAAGAGTTTTGTGTAGAGATTGGAGTGAATCGGAAGAATTTTAGGATTTGGATGAATAATCACAAggataaaattataattgatGAATGA